One Arthrobacter sp. B3I4 genomic window, CAAACTGTCCCGCGAACACGTGGTGGCCCACCCGGTGCCGGGCCTCGTCGTCGTCGCCGGCGGCAAGTGGACCACCTACCGGGTGATGGCGAAGGACGCCGTGGATGAGGCGACGCGCAGCATGGACGAGCGCGTTCCGCCGTCGTGCACCGAGGGCATCCCACTGCTGGGCGCCAGCGGCTTCAAGGCCGCCTGGAACAAGCGCAACCGGATGGCCGAGGAAACCGGAGTCCACGTGGCCCGGGTCGAGCACCTGCTCAACCGCTACGGTTCGATGGCACCGGAAGTCCTGGCGCTGATTGGTGAGAACCCCGACCTGGCCGAGCCGCTGCCAGGAGCCGACGACTATCTGGCGGCCGAGGCGGTCTACGCCGCGAAGTTCGAAGGCGCCCGCCACGTCCAGGACGTGCTGACCCGCCGAACTAGAATCTCGATCGAGGCCTGGGACCGCGGCGTGTCCGCGGCGCCGGTAGTCGCTAAGCTGATGGGCGAGGTTCTCGGCTGGAGCGATGCGCAGCGCGAGAGCGAAATCAAGCACTATCTGGCCCGGGTGGACGCTGAAAGGTTGAGCCAGGAGCAGCCGGACGACGAATCCGCGGATGCGGCGCGTCTGGGTGTCGAGGACATCGTTCCGCTGCGCTGATCGAAGGCGCTGTACGGCGACCACCGGCCGGCGTGCACCAACGCCATATCGAAAGGGACACCTCTTGGCGGAACCACTGGACCGGTACGATGCCGACCTCACCACGCCGCAGATGGTGATCCTTGAGCTGGACGCGAAGGACAAGTTCGACGCCTCCGCCCAGCTCGCCCAGCGGATGTACGACGCCGGCAGGATCTCCGATCTTGAGGGGTTCCTGGAGCACGTCAATGCCCGCGAGCACCAGCTGGCCACCGGTCTTCCCGGCGGCGTCGGCCTGCCCCATGCCCGCAGCGAATTTGTGTCCCGCATATCGATCGCGGTGGGCATCACAAAATACGGCCGTGCCCTCGACTTCGGCGCCGCCGACGGGCCGGCCACCGTGGTGCTGCTGATTGCGACGCCGGCAAGTTCCTTCTCGGACCACCTGGAGGTGCTGGCCACCCTGGCGCGCTCGCTGTCCAAGGAATCCTTCCGCGAGTCGCTCCGCCGCGCCTACGACCCCGAAGTGATTGCGGAACTGATCAACTCCAGTCTGGTGTTCTTCGACCACTAGCACGTTTCGTTGTTCTACAGGCGGACGAAGTACGGTTAAGGGGTGCTGAAAACCGCCCTCAAACCCCGCTGGATCGCAGGCCTCGTGTTTGCGCTCGTGATATCCGGGGTCTTTGTGCTGCTCAGCCAGTGGCAGTTCGGCCGCTCTACGAGGGCCGAGGCGCCGGTCTCCACCGCGACCGAGGACCCCCGGCCGCTGACGTCCGTCCTGAAACCGGGGGAGTTCTTCCCGGGATCGGTCTCCGATCAGATGGTCACGGCCACGGGCCGCTACGACCCGCAGAAGCAGGTGCTGGTTCCCAACAGAATCAACGACGGCGCCAAAGGGTTCTGGATCGTGTCCGCCTTCGCCGTGCAGGGCGCTCCGCCGCTTGCCGGTGCAGCGGCCACCCCGCAGACGTGGGTGCCGGTGGCCCGGGGCTGGGTCGCCGACGCAGCGGACGCCCCGGCCCCGCCGTCGGGCACCGTTCAGCTCACCGGCCGGCTCATCCCATCCGAGGCGCCGCTGCCGAACACCGACCCCGGACCGGGCCGTGCAACGGCTGTGTCAGTCGCCGAACTGATCAACCTCTGGGACGTCAGCAGCTACCCCGGCTTCGTCGCCGCCAGCGCCGAGGCATCCGCCGGCTCCGACGTGGCCGTTTCCGGCCCGGCGAAGCCGCTGAAGATCGGTCCGCAGCCGCCCGCGCAGACGGTGAACTGGCTCAATCTCTTCTACGCCGCCGAGTGGGTCGTCTTCGCAGGCTTTGCACTGTTTATCTGGTGGCGCCTGGTCAAGGACGACTACCGCCGCGACCTGGAGGATGCCCAGGATGAGGAAGCGGCCCGACTGGCCTCCCCGGGCGGAGTGCACAGCAGCGATTTCCCTGACAACGACCCGCAACCCACCAACCCGAGAGTGCAATCATGATCGAGCCCAAGCCGGCCATCCAGCCGCAGCAGCCCAACGGAACGGGACGCCCCGGCAGCAAGAAGCGCCGCTTCGGCGGCACCGAGGCGCAGATCCGTTCCGCGCTGAAGTTCTACAAGGTGCTCGCCTACCTCACGGGGTCCATGCTGCTGCTGCTCTGCGCGGAGCTGATTGCCCGGTACGTCTTTGGCCAGTACCTCTTCGCGGGCGGAACCAACGCCGTCACCGGCCAGCCGTTCGGCTTCGGGTTCGCCGGCGCGGAACCGCCCGGCGTTCTCGGGGGAGTGAACGTCTCGGTCGCGGTGCTGATCGTGCACGGCTGGATGTATGTCGTCTACCTCATGTCCAACTTCCGGCTGTGGACGCTGATGCGCTGGCCCTTCGCCAAGCTCATCGTCCTGGCCCTCGGCGGCGTCGTGCCTTTCCTGTCCTTCTTCGTGGAGAAGAAGTTCCATGCTGAGGTGGAGGCAGAACTGGCCTCCAATCCCCAGGCGCCGCAGCGCTATTGAGCGACCCCGGAACACGAGCCGGCCTGCCCTGTGAGTTCGCTTACCCGCGGCTTCCCGAATGTGCGGCGGAGCATCGGGGCAAAGTAGGCTAGTACGGTGACCACTCCCACTGCATCCCAGACGTCCCACAGGCCCGTGCTGGTTGTTGACTACGGTGCCCAGTACGCGCAGCTGATTGCCCGCCGCGTCCGGGAAGCAAACGTGTATTCGGAAGTCGTTCCGCATACCTACAGCACCGAGCAGCTGCTGGCCAAGAACCCCGCCGCGATCATCCTCTCCGGCGGCCCCGCGAGCGTCTACGCCGAGGGCGCCCCGTTTGTGGGCCCGGACCTGTTCGAGTCCGGCGT contains:
- a CDS encoding PTS sugar transporter subunit IIA, producing the protein MAEPLDRYDADLTTPQMVILELDAKDKFDASAQLAQRMYDAGRISDLEGFLEHVNAREHQLATGLPGGVGLPHARSEFVSRISIAVGITKYGRALDFGAADGPATVVLLIATPASSFSDHLEVLATLARSLSKESFRESLRRAYDPEVIAELINSSLVFFDH
- a CDS encoding SURF1 family protein, whose product is MLKTALKPRWIAGLVFALVISGVFVLLSQWQFGRSTRAEAPVSTATEDPRPLTSVLKPGEFFPGSVSDQMVTATGRYDPQKQVLVPNRINDGAKGFWIVSAFAVQGAPPLAGAAATPQTWVPVARGWVADAADAPAPPSGTVQLTGRLIPSEAPLPNTDPGPGRATAVSVAELINLWDVSSYPGFVAASAEASAGSDVAVSGPAKPLKIGPQPPAQTVNWLNLFYAAEWVVFAGFALFIWWRLVKDDYRRDLEDAQDEEAARLASPGGVHSSDFPDNDPQPTNPRVQS
- a CDS encoding DUF3817 domain-containing protein; protein product: MIEPKPAIQPQQPNGTGRPGSKKRRFGGTEAQIRSALKFYKVLAYLTGSMLLLLCAELIARYVFGQYLFAGGTNAVTGQPFGFGFAGAEPPGVLGGVNVSVAVLIVHGWMYVVYLMSNFRLWTLMRWPFAKLIVLALGGVVPFLSFFVEKKFHAEVEAELASNPQAPQRY